The genomic stretch ATCACCAGAAACTAGCGCCTTGCTTATAAGTGTCGATCACGATGTCAGAAAGATATTTGCTCTCAGCTCTGTGCCAGAGGTAAAAAGATTTAGTCTGAGAAccatatcgataaaaaataaacgaaattgcataatataatgttgaaCAAATTTATTCGTAGTCTGCGATCTCCAAAGGACTCAAAGCAAACGAATGGATCCAAGTGATTGCGCCTGCGATGCAAGGCAAAGGAGGTGGAAAATCTGAATCTGCACAAGCTTCCGGGACTAATATAGCGTGTttaaacgaaataataaacagtGCTAATGAGTTTGCCAAGCAAAAACTTGGAATTTTAGGTAagtgtagaaatattttgcattattagtatataatttatactgtagaataaaaaattgtatatctgCTTCCAGAAAATAGTATCACTAATGATACTTATGAGATTAAGACTTTAGAAAATGATAATCAATCGATTGATATGGACTCATCATCAAAATTGATACTTTATACAAACATTGGGAGCACTAAATGTAAATTGGCACAAATAATCGCGCGATATAGCAAcaaatgtttgattattaagcaaatcgaaaatgataaattacattctagcaatataatattaaaagcagCAGATGTTACATTATTCGATATCAATGCTATCGCgttctttttatcaaattcgcAGCTACGGCGTGAAGATGATTTGTTTGCATCCAGCCAGATTTTGCAATGGATAAGTTATGTGCAAAACCACCTTTTACCGGCAGTGAGTGGCTGGGTGCTTCCGACACTCGACATTTCTGTgtcaaaagaaatgaaaacaaaCACAAAGATTTCTAAAGAAGATGTTCTTTGTGCCTTAACAACATTGAACAACACATTATATACGAGAACATATTTGATAGGAGAAAGAATCACTCTTGcggatatatttgtttttatcgcAATATTGCCTTTATACGAAGATGTATTGGATCCACATTATAGGAagcaatatacaaatttaaataggtggttttctacaattttgaaTCAGCCGCaagtaaaatgtaaagaattatGCACTTTGCATATTTCgtaatgtttatattagatGTTATAATAGATGTTAgctattgtaataaaaacattttatttgcattttctatcaaaatgCATTATACAATAGAGTTGTCATTTTCTTCCGATGTATTGGTTTTAAGATTATCATACAGTAtcctaatttcttttaataaagtgGAAATGTTTGTACCCAGCTTGGCAGAGATAGGAATTATtggcaaatttatatatttcttgagtaattgtaaattaatctgaaatataaattgcaattattattgtaaaaatcactcgaaatttttattacatctactatatacttttctttctttctaccattgacatttaaattaattgggCAATAACTAGTAAacagaaaacgagagagaattttagattttgaTTGCTCTCACCTCAGCATTAGGCAAATCCATTTTATTCGCTACAATGATATGAGGTCTGTCatttaatctttcattaaactgactaatttcatattttagagTTTCTAGAGCTATCCATGGTTCGTCCACAGTaacatctaaaataaatattaaagcggCGCAACGCTCCGCGTGTTTGAGAAAAGTTATACCGAGTCCTTTATTCTTGTGCGAGTCTTCTATGAGACCGGGCATATCGGCCACTGaaacaaataatgataaaatagagtgagaaaaaagagaagaacggTTTTTATTGTGttgtattaaatacaaattaccTGCAACTTGTTCATAATCATCATACTGTATCATGCCTATGTAAGGTTTCAGAGTAGTGAAAGGATATGCTGCTATCTTTGGCCTAGCTCTGGTTATAGCTCTTAAAAGTGTACTTTTACCAGCATTTGGTAGACCAATCTATAtacaaattcatataaaaaaatatgaaacaaaaatgtaacgcgtgcgcatttttatatattttatattgtattcttgaaaattaatttttttgaataaagaaataacgGAAAATCATagcaataattgtaattaggaagagaatatttatacatgtaacaCTCACTAATCCAATGTGAGCCATACTTCTTAATTCTAACACATATTGCAAGTCTTCTCCGATCGCGCCATATTCGGATATTTCTGGTGACTGTTGAGtatctgatttaaaaaaagcgtTTCCATGCCCACCGGCACCACCTCTTGCGGCAATAAACATCATTCCATTTTGATCTAAGTCGGCTAATATTCTTCCATTTAGATCACGCACGATTGTCCCGACGGGTACTCTTACTACATTGTGTTCCGCATTTTTGCCGAAGCAATCTTTAGTATACCCCTTTTCGCCATCTTCAGCTCTAATCACAGATTGTATATCTCCAAGATCTTTCACATTTGTTTTTGCCTatacaataaaagtaaatattacacaatctTTGTCAGatgtgagatatatatatatatatatatatatatatatatatatatatatatattatattttattaattacgttCATCAATCTTACTTCAAATATTACATGACCACCATTCCCACCATCACCTCCATCAGGACCAGCTCGATCATTGACCCACAATCGTAAGAACGATATTTCACCATCTCCACCTTTTCCTCCAATTGTTCTTATCTAACAGTcacatatttgtattaatttataatttgatgttatttttaaatataatgcaagaCAATATTCCTACctgttttatatcaataaaagacTGTAGAGTATCGCGTTTTGATTTTGGTTTTATACTACGTAATGGTTTGGCTATAGATTTCTccttatatacacatgtagTGACAGACAATGTCCTAAATAAGTTTCTGTATgacattttgcatttatttctatttaatataattttgtaactttGTCCTTGAATTATATTGCACGCGACGATATTTCTCAAAAGGCGAAGGCAATGcatctgaaaataaaagtaataggCTCAGAGTATTAACAATTAAGTGAGAAAACTGACAAATAAGGAGCGTAATATTGGTGCAAACTAATATTGTAGACCACCTATTTGTACATTTGTCTTCTGTTTTGATTATCAaccttaatttaaaatttgattacaaaatattatgtatatcaagttttaaaattctaatctaatacataatctttatatacatatttatatccatgCTAAAGattgatcaaaaaaataatccaaaatgtacatatttaattcacattattactaatatataacaataataagttcATGCATCAATAATATCCGCGCCTTGGTTCTTATAAttccatattttaaatatataattccatttgtatcttaaatataatgagataaattaataactgcGCATATGTaccattttaatgatatatagctttattttttaatgatttgtgTATTTAGCTAGTTTTGCATTAGATGCTATCTTGAGATAGCAACTTGAAAGTTGTCTTCTATAAAACTCGAGATTACATCTTGATGCAATTCAATAActctctttctatataaaGGTATATAAGTTGATTTGTAAGTTATTCTGTAAgtcctttttatctttttatcaataggagataaataataatcgataaaatcaatattgtcTATGATAGCTcctgcataattatatattgatttataaaattcaggTGTATTAAAATCTGTGTCAGTAGACAAAGTtagatcaaatataaaaatacatggaTAAATACACTTGACATCATAATTCGATTCATTTTCGATATTGTTTGTTACTTCTTtccatgtaatattatttataatgtatttagaGATGTCTATTTTATTGTTaggtgtaatattatatagtgtaGGTGGGTTgccctttttaaaaaaatgtgtcaaCGAGCCTGctgtataaaattgtttctctAAACTGCGATAGCCTGTTACAACAAAATCTGGAAAAGATTGCCACAAAAAAGGTTCTACTttcgttaatataaaatttccatgTGCAGCCATTTCTACAATTTTCCATGAATCATCCCAACGTCTCTTGGGATTATCCATAGGTGTTCCACCTTGGCCATTGCACAATGTCACTAATACTTGaccattttcttttatcattttttgggATGACACAAAAAAGCTTTTCAGTAACtccctatttttttctattctcatTTTACCGCCAACatgaggaaaattaaaaataattttgtcaaataatttagattttaatccAAGGCATTCTTCTAATTTTGTAGCATCTACATTAAACAATACACAAATGTCTGGAAAGAAAAGCATAAATAAGtttctctttcaattaattgcaaaattttattatgagatGGATTCATATGATTTACTAACCATTGTTCTGaagatactttatattttcttttgcagtCTCTTGACTCACGCTAGATTCATAACAAGTAGCGATAAGCTTGATGTTTAAATTGTGCCGCAGTAATGCTACAGAAAATGAGAAATTGCCTTCTCCTACTAGCAATACACAgtcatctttattaaatattgaaatcttCATTCTTCTTTCTCAAAGTAATCGGACGACGATATACGACGATAAAAGAttgtattattagataaatgcTTTTCTTTCCAGATatagaaaaagtaatattaagataatattaaatttcttcaaagAGATTTCTTGAAGAGTGCTTTCAAAACTTATAAAAGTTAGCACACATATCTCTGCATATTTGATTTGACACTTGACACCAGTTATAGGTTAAGAAATTAGGTTAGCtagtttatatttctttataatggCAAGTAATATCTTAATTGcatttgacaaatttaactaaccttttattatatatataataaagagataaactctttaaaatgtaatcaattttatcaaaatatatttttttcacgttaCGTCGATCTAATTTTCACATGTAAACGATCATTTTACTGATGTTTAAAAACCTATTTGTAAAGATATCGGTTAATGGACCAATCAAGACTCAAAAGGAATAAAGAATTCTTTGATCTGATTGGCTAATCAAAAGTTATTTCTATCAATAGATTTTCGAACGCAATCCAAAAATGCGTTCCGGTTGATGCTACAAAAGTTTGATAAATCATTTGATGAACCAATCAGAGCAAAGAAATGCCCCTTTATCCCTTTcatcctgattggtcaatcaaattCAAACTTTGTGTTATCAAGTAGAGCCAATAGGGAATGAATGCATCTGATGCTGCAATGTTTGTGCTCTAAAATAGTGTATGATTCAAGACAATTCAATATGATATAACTtttgaataaacaaattattcttaaCATAATTTGTATATGAAACATCATTAGAGatgattaatttgtaataaattttctgaacaTTAATCggttttttgagaaaaaaacattttgttagTACGAAGAATTTGCTGAACTTATTTTCATTACTTACATCCACGCGATGCATGTgtttagaatgaaaaaaagattacttttgtgcatattataaaatataacatttataaaagagaaataattaaacattactgagaagagagaatgaagagataataattttatatgttatatacacatagatgaaataaaagattgaacattttttaaagactCTAGTAACAAAATGTTctttagcaaaattaaaattgtatttagtGGTTATACCAATATCATTGCAAAATGCCATGTGCGGCcgataatgaataatgtcCGTAAAGTGAatgtaagtttttttaaacattttacaaagcataaatttgatataattgtatttttattgtaacttTAAAAGTTAATGTTTTCACATATGTTACATTCCAAATTcaaatcttgttttattttagtttctcttaaaaaacCAAACACCGCAATTGGTAGGCTGCATACATAATTTAGTTATTGGCAAATCAACACCTACGATCAAAGAAGGAGTTTCGCCAGTTAATAGATATGTTCTGAGAACGCATACATGTGGTGAACTGACACTACAAAATGTTGGAGAGGAAGTAAAATTGAGTGGCTGGGTGGAATTTCAAAGAAtgggaaaatttataatattgcgaGATACCTATGGATCAACACAGTTACTTATACCGGAAGATGTAAGTGAATAGTTgctatattgaaatatttgacaaatttcttatataaaataaaaaaaaaactgattttaataaaatactgatTTTAGAGAAAGGATTTGATTGAAACTGTAAAGAATTTATCTCATGAAAGTGTTTTAAGTATAATAGGTAAAGTTATATCAAGACCAAAAGATCAGCGGAATAAGAGAATGAAAACTGGTGATATAGAAGTATATATAGAGTCCatcaagattttaaatatagcatCACGCAATCttccaatatttattagagaatataataaagcaaAGGAAAGTCAACAAATGAAATACAGATATCTTTCATTGAGATATCCTGAATTgcaaagaaatttaagaatGCGTTCCTCTTTTATAGCGAAGatgagagaatttttaatcaatgagTGTAATTTTGTGGATGTTGAGACACCaactctttttaaaaatacaccaGGAGtatgttttatgtataaatatatattcatgtataaaagcttaatttttaatttactatcataaatatataaaaaggattTATTATTCAGGGTGCACAAGAATTTATAGTGCCTACTAGATCACCAGGTAACTTTTATTCACTGGTACAGAGTCCTCAACAATTCAAACAACTTCTTATGGTGGGTGGCTTTGATAGATACTTTCAAATCGCTCGATGTTATAGAGATGAGAGTGTCAGGCATGATAGACAGCCAGAATTTACTCAGGTAATTAcattgtgtaaatataaaaataatatattttattatcagttATGTTATAGTTAGACATTGAAATGTCATTTGTTGATCCGGACGGAATAAtgaatttgattgaaaatttattggtATATTCATGGCCAGAAGAATTAAATCCTATAAAAGTACCTTTCAAACTTATGATGTATAAAGATGCAATGGAAT from Cataglyphis hispanica isolate Lineage 1 chromosome 3, ULB_Chis1_1.0, whole genome shotgun sequence encodes the following:
- the LOC126848089 gene encoding mitochondrial ribosome-associated GTPase 2 isoform X4 → MMHCLRLLRNIVACNIIQGQSYKIILNRNKCKMSYRNLFRTLSVTTCVYKEKSIAKPLRSIKPKSKRDTLQSFIDIKQIRTIGGKGGDGEISFLRLWVNDRAGPDGGDGGNGGHVIFEAKTNVKDLGDIQSVIRAEDGEKGYTKDCFGKNAEHNVVRVPVGTIVRDLNGRILADLDQNGMMFIAARGGAGGHGNAFFKSDTQQSPEISEYGAIGEDLQYVLELRSMAHIGLIGLPNAGKSTLLRAITRARPKIAAYPFTTLKPYIGMIQYDDYEQVAVADMPGLIEDSHKNKGLGITFLKHAERCAALIFILDVTVDEPWIALETLKYEISQFNERLNDRPHIIVANKMDLPNAEINLQLLKKYINLPIIPISAKLGTNISTLLKEIRILYDNLKTNTSEENDNSIV
- the LOC126848089 gene encoding mitochondrial ribosome-associated GTPase 2 isoform X2 → MMHCLRLLRNIVACNIIQGQSYKIILNRNKCKMSYRNLFRTLSVTTCVYKEKSIAKPLRSIKPKSKRDTLQSFIDIKQIRTIGGKGGDGEISFLRLWVNDRAGPDGGDGGNGGHVIFEAKTNVKDLGDIQSVIRAEDGEKGYTKDCFGKNAEHNVVRVPVGTIVRDLNGRILADLDQNGMMFIAARGGAGGHGNAFFKSDTQQSPEISEYGAIGEDLQYVLELRSMAHIGLIGLPNAGKSTLLRAITRARPKIAAYPFTTLKPYIGMIQYDDYEQVAGNLYLIQHNKNRSSLFSHSILSLFVSVADMPGLIEDSHKNKGLGITFLKHAERCAALIFILDVTVDEPWIALETLKYEISQFNERLNDRPHIIVANKMDLPNAEINLQLLKKYINLPIIPISAKLGTNISTLLKEIRILYDNLKTNTSEENDNSIV
- the LOC126848089 gene encoding mitochondrial ribosome-associated GTPase 2 isoform X3, whose amino-acid sequence is MHCLRLLRNIVACNIIQGQSYKIILNRNKCKMSYRNLFRTLSVTTCVYKEKSIAKPLRSIKPKSKRDTLQSFIDIKQIRTIGGKGGDGEISFLRLWVNDRAGPDGGDGGNGGHVIFEAKTNVKDLGDIQSVIRAEDGEKGYTKDCFGKNAEHNVVRVPVGTIVRDLNGRILADLDQNGMMFIAARGGAGGHGNAFFKSDTQQSPEISEYGAIGEDLQYVLELRSMAHIGLIGLPNAGKSTLLRAITRARPKIAAYPFTTLKPYIGMIQYDDYEQVAGNLYLIQHNKNRSSLFSHSILSLFVSVADMPGLIEDSHKNKGLGITFLKHAERCAALIFILDVTVDEPWIALETLKYEISQFNERLNDRPHIIVANKMDLPNAEINLQLLKKYINLPIIPISAKLGTNISTLLKEIRILYDNLKTNTSEENDNSIV
- the LOC126848089 gene encoding mitochondrial ribosome-associated GTPase 2 isoform X1; translation: MMHCLRLLRNIVACNIIQGQSYKIILNRNKCKMSYRNLFRTLSVTTCVYKEKSIAKPLRSIKPKSKRDTLQSFIDIKQIRTIGGKGGDGEISFLRLWVNDRAGPDGGDGGNGGHVIFEAKTNVKDLGDIQSVIRAEDGEKGYTKDCFGKNAEHNVVRVPVGTIVRDLNGRILADLDQNGMMFIAARGGAGGHGNAFFKSDTQQSPEISEYGAIGEDLQYVLELRSMAHIGLIGLPNAGKSTLLRAITRARPKIAAYPFTTLKPYIGMIQYDDYEQVAGNLYLIQHNKNRSSLFSHSILSLFVSVADMPGLIEDSHKNKGLGITFLKHAERCAALIFILDVTVDEPWIALETLKYEISQFNERLNDRPHIIVANKMDLPNAEINLQLLKKYINLPIIPISAKLGTNISTLLKEIRILYDNLKTNTSEENDNSIV
- the LOC126848307 gene encoding aspartate--tRNA ligase, mitochondrial; amino-acid sequence: MFFSKIKIVFSGYTNIIAKCHVRPIMNNVRKVNFLLKNQTPQLVGCIHNLVIGKSTPTIKEGVSPVNRYVLRTHTCGELTLQNVGEEVKLSGWVEFQRMGKFIILRDTYGSTQLLIPEDRKDLIETVKNLSHESVLSIIGKVISRPKDQRNKRMKTGDIEVYIESIKILNIASRNLPIFIREYNKAKESQQMKYRYLSLRYPELQRNLRMRSSFIAKMREFLINECNFVDVETPTLFKNTPGGAQEFIVPTRSPGNFYSLVQSPQQFKQLLMVGGFDRYFQIARCYRDESVRHDRQPEFTQLDIEMSFVDPDGIMNLIENLLVYSWPEELNPIKVPFKLMMYKDAMELYGTDKPDLRIPYLIQNLTHISDLSVLKRTMKLEDDKQKVYALIFPNKLKYLTKSVRNEFSKIRNDYFNTTKLIQLKIENNLWRTQLDELFSKKGAEDISQYCKLQEGDAILLAIGHEINALKLLGKLRVEFTNVIETKGEQIRSSETEFVWIADFPLFTFEKKLQSTHHPFTQPHSDDMEYLTTDPLKVRGLHYDLVMNGSEIAGGSIRIHDANLQRQILKILNIDESKLSHMLEALTYGAPPHGGIAIGLDRLVCLLCNAKSIRDVIAFPKTMEGRDLMSGAPDAISDEVKTLYHIQTLEK